The Winogradskyella schleiferi genome has a window encoding:
- a CDS encoding heme NO-binding domain-containing protein: MKGIIFTEFLELVEEKFGLAMVDKIITQSELDSGGAYTAVGTYEFSEMLQLISHLSENTDIAVDDLLMVYSEHLFAALIKTHPNLVDHYKDPMDLLASIENHIHVEVQKIYPEAQLPSFELEERTDSKMIMVYKSDKALYMLGKGLMLETFKLFKVPVNIEFEKLNEQGTEVRFTIIKG; this comes from the coding sequence ATGAAGGGAATAATATTTACTGAATTCTTAGAGCTAGTCGAAGAAAAATTTGGTCTAGCGATGGTTGATAAAATTATAACACAATCCGAGTTAGACTCTGGAGGTGCTTATACGGCTGTTGGGACTTATGAATTTTCTGAAATGTTGCAACTCATATCGCACCTAAGCGAAAATACAGATATTGCTGTTGATGATTTATTGATGGTTTATTCAGAGCACTTATTTGCTGCATTAATAAAAACCCACCCAAATTTAGTCGATCATTATAAAGATCCAATGGATTTACTAGCGTCGATAGAGAATCATATTCATGTAGAAGTCCAAAAAATATACCCTGAAGCACAATTGCCATCCTTTGAGTTGGAGGAACGAACAGATAGCAAAATGATCATGGTTTACAAGTCTGATAAAGCACTGTATATGCTAGGTAAAGGCTTAATGCTAGAAACCTTTAAACTCTTTAAAGTACCTGTAAATATTGAGTTCGAAAAATTGAACGAACAGGGTACAGAGGTCAGATTCACTATTATTAAGGGATAA